The genomic segment ACTCACTCAAACGGAGTTCCAAAATACGTCAGGAGCCAGAGTGCAAACAGATAAACGCTAAGAATGGATTGTATTCCTGAAAAAGTGCGGATCAGCCCCTTTGCCCGTAACTCGTAGTTGTCAAATTGCAATCTGGAAATCCATGAGCCGAAATTAAAGTCTCGCCACCCGATACGGAATGCAGACAACAAACTAAAATAAAAGCTCCAACAAAAAACCCAAAAGTATTGTCCGCCATCCTCTCCCAAGCCTTCTGTTATACTTGATCGCCTATTGGCAATGTCATCAAGGCATTCAGTAGGCCATACTTTCCATAAGTCGCTTGGAAGAAAACTCTGCAGGAGACACAGGTAATAGAAGACGCTCCAAATTGGAACTAGCATTAACAATAGAACGATGCTACCCATGGGATTTGCCCCATAATCTGTTATCCAGCCTCCCAAAATATATGTTTGAAGAAATTGCTCATAGGGTGTGTCATTCGCCATTGCGAACTTTCTCAACGCTGCCGTTAATGCTTTCTGTTCGTTGCGCAGTCCAGACTCCTTCGCTAGGTTTCGTAGTTTCACCAGGTTTTTAGGGTTTAAGAAAACTATAGTGGATAGACCTTCTGAACCCATTATCAGAGATTCACTAACATTCCTGGGCTCGAATTCGGCGCGAAAGAATTTGACTCTTGTCAATATTGATCTTTCGAGGTCGATACCTCTTAGATCTGCTGTTGTAAAGTTCACGTCAATAAAGACGGTATCCGAGGTCTTGGATGCTTGTAACTTTGCGTCACTTAAGTCTCCACCTAGCAGGCTCGTATGTCTCAAATCCGCAAATTCCAGGTTGGCCTTGTGAAAATTAGTGCCAAATAAATTACCATTAATCTTCGCCCCCTGTAGCTTCGCGTCGTCGAAAATGGATTCGTGAAGGTCAGCTTCCTCTAAGTTGGCGCCAGTCAGATTGACTCTGGAAAAATCCGACCAGGTCAAATCGGCACCTGTGAGAACAGCGCCTTTGAATATTCCTGCTGGCGAGGTCGATAGGTCAGCACCACACAAATTTGCCTTTCTGTTGTCTTGGTAGGCCTCTTTAGTCATTCTTAATGCTTTGGTCGAGTAGGTTTGAAGCCACTGTGAGTGCTTTTCAAGGACCTGCTTGATTTCTCTCTCGGAAAGTTTAGCACCACCCCTATATTGACCATCGCATACTAGACGAAAGGGGTGCCCCCTCAATAGCTCAGTTCTTGATCTTGGCCACAAGTCGGTAATCAATGCGATAGCCTGAATTAAAACTAGGCTGATAAGGACTCCAAAAACTATCTTGTGGTTACGTGTGATCATCTACACTTTGCATTTCTTCGATGATTACCCTTAAACTGTACGAAGTGTCATAACGGCTAACCATCCGATGACTGCCCCTCGATAGGAAGATTCTGGAATGGATGAGGAGCGTGGCGCCCAAGGATACCCAGAATTAATTCTAAAATCGAGAAGGTTACTGAACAGTTACCGTGACGCGCATTCTCTCCCACTGACTCGCCATCCTTCGCCAGCTTTTCCCGTTGTCATATTCCTGTGAACTTAGCTACGATCCAGCGGGAGCAAATGGTTGAGTTGATCCCTCAATCGGCGAACATAGCCTGATGTTCGTGCTCCCATCTTTCTTCTCAGGCGGCCAGCAGGCGGGCATGTGCCGAAACGCAAGAAGAAACCAGTCAATGACGCCAAGAGGGCCGGGCAGCCCTCCATATTTCAGCATGCCTGGGTAGCGTGGACACGAGGAGACCGAAACCCGCTGCGTCAAATCCTGGATTTACACGAGAATCAGATTCCGCCTCAGCTCTATGACATTCTGTATGCCATTGTGGAACATGCCTCAATGCCCACGCAGCCCATGGCCAAAAGAAAGCCAGGCCGCCCGAAAGTATCCACGCGCTACCATTCCGATACTCAAAGAGACGAGATCGTCAGAACTGTGGCCTGGCTCCGTAAGATCAAACCGAGCATGACAGTGACCCGCGCGAGAGAAGTCGTTGCTGATCGCTATGGAATCAGCACCAGTCTGGTCGAAAAGTATTGCCTCGCCCTCAGGAAATCCTGACGCCCACTAACGTCTCGTAACTCTTGTCCACACACAAAACTCAATAATTCATTGAGTGGGAACTTGTATAGACACCTTATACAAGTAGGGCCATGCCAACACCCACGGATCGTCCACTCCCGGTTGTCTTGCCGGTCCGGCTCTCCAAAGATCAATACAAGGAACTGGCCGCTCTTGCCGCACTCGATCAGCGCACGCGGTGTTCGATGGTCAGAAAACTAATCACCGAGGCCGCTCGACACCTGAACCAAGAGCCGCCGAAGGGGGCCGTATGACTCAGGTGCTATCTCACATTCTTGAAGCAACGAAGGCATGCCTCTATGGTCCTGA from the Nitrospira sp. genome contains:
- a CDS encoding pentapeptide repeat-containing protein, yielding MITRNHKIVFGVLISLVLIQAIALITDLWPRSRTELLRGHPFRLVCDGQYRGGAKLSEREIKQVLEKHSQWLQTYSTKALRMTKEAYQDNRKANLCGADLSTSPAGIFKGAVLTGADLTWSDFSRVNLTGANLEEADLHESIFDDAKLQGAKINGNLFGTNFHKANLEFADLRHTSLLGGDLSDAKLQASKTSDTVFIDVNFTTADLRGIDLERSILTRVKFFRAEFEPRNVSESLIMGSEGLSTIVFLNPKNLVKLRNLAKESGLRNEQKALTAALRKFAMANDTPYEQFLQTYILGGWITDYGANPMGSIVLLLMLVPIWSVFYYLCLLQSFLPSDLWKVWPTECLDDIANRRSSITEGLGEDGGQYFWVFCWSFYFSLLSAFRIGWRDFNFGSWISRLQFDNYELRAKGLIRTFSGIQSILSVYLFALWLLTYFGTPFE